The Ammoniphilus oxalaticus genome includes a region encoding these proteins:
- a CDS encoding cupin domain-containing protein yields the protein MYNPYRPYPYPYPVAPSPYVYPIQPQSYWANPYGLQYLPCSHHTSTESWNESSRSESIPTLRDYGPNPFTININQAAKQNDTYRTAIWTGEHLQVTLMSINVGDDIGLEIHPTTDQFLRVEDGQGLVQMGKNKDRLDFQRQVRDDSAIMVPAGTWHNVINTGNKPLKLYTIYAPPHHPRGTVQRTKAEAEAAENHHNY from the coding sequence TTGTATAATCCGTATAGACCCTATCCATACCCTTATCCAGTTGCTCCTTCCCCATATGTTTACCCGATCCAACCTCAATCATATTGGGCAAATCCATATGGCCTGCAGTATCTCCCATGTTCCCATCACACCTCAACAGAGTCATGGAACGAATCTTCAAGATCTGAATCGATTCCTACTTTAAGGGATTATGGACCTAATCCATTTACAATCAATATTAATCAAGCCGCAAAACAAAACGATACGTATCGGACTGCTATTTGGACGGGCGAACATCTTCAGGTAACATTGATGAGTATTAACGTAGGAGATGATATCGGTTTAGAAATACACCCGACAACAGATCAATTCCTTCGCGTTGAAGATGGGCAAGGTCTTGTGCAAATGGGAAAAAACAAAGATCGATTGGATTTTCAAAGACAAGTTCGTGATGACTCCGCGATTATGGTCCCCGCCGGCACATGGCACAACGTAATTAATACAGGAAATAAACCGCTAAAATTATATACCATTTACGCGCCGCCACATCATCCACGCGGTACAGTCCAACGAACAAAAGCAGAGGCGGAAGCAGCAGAAAACCACCACAACTACTAA
- a CDS encoding proline dehydrogenase family protein: MAKRWGLRFGAHRVVAGQTIEEAIATVKKLNEQGLVCTLDHLGEFIFSEEEAQQATDDCIRTLEAMAASEVDCNLSLKLTQLGLDISEQLCMNNMTKILEMASKHHNFVRIDMEDYAHNQMTLELLRELRIKYRNVGTAIQAYLYKSEQDVRALGRDRVNLRLVKGAYKESPKVAFPNKADVDENFKKLIALQLKSGVYTAIATHDDQIIAYVKELEKQFGYSRDQFEFQMLYGIRTQTQLMLAKEGYTMRVYVPFGNDWYGYFMRRLAERPANVAFVLKGLIKK, from the coding sequence ATGGCCAAAAGGTGGGGGCTGAGGTTTGGCGCGCATCGTGTAGTAGCGGGCCAGACGATCGAAGAAGCGATTGCTACGGTAAAAAAGTTGAACGAGCAAGGTTTAGTATGCACATTGGACCATCTAGGCGAGTTTATTTTTTCCGAAGAAGAGGCGCAGCAGGCGACAGACGACTGCATTCGAACATTAGAGGCGATGGCCGCGTCGGAAGTGGACTGCAATCTCTCTTTAAAACTGACGCAGCTTGGCCTCGATATCAGTGAACAACTGTGCATGAACAACATGACCAAAATTTTAGAGATGGCGAGCAAACACCACAACTTTGTTCGGATTGATATGGAGGACTATGCCCACAATCAGATGACATTAGAACTTTTGCGGGAACTGCGAATTAAATACCGGAATGTAGGTACGGCAATCCAAGCTTACTTGTATAAAAGTGAACAAGATGTACGCGCGTTGGGCAGAGACCGTGTAAATTTGCGGCTCGTCAAAGGAGCATATAAGGAATCGCCAAAAGTGGCTTTTCCGAATAAGGCGGATGTCGACGAAAATTTTAAAAAATTAATTGCCTTGCAATTAAAGAGCGGTGTCTATACAGCCATTGCGACTCATGACGATCAGATCATCGCCTATGTAAAAGAGCTGGAGAAACAATTCGGATATTCTCGCGATCAGTTCGAATTTCAAATGCTTTACGGGATTCGAACGCAGACACAATTAATGCTTGCCAAAGAAGGGTATACGATGAGGGTTTATGTGCCTTTTGGGAATGACTGGTACGGTTACTTTATGCGCAGACTTGCGGAACGCCCAGCCAATGTCGCGTTTGTCCTTAAGGGATTAATAAAAAAATAA
- a CDS encoding DUF5325 family protein: MTQWKKISLVIAIVTTLFLSGIGIFIAEANLAGILICVFGAVVTPGLGFMFRKRLN, translated from the coding sequence ATGACTCAGTGGAAAAAGATATCACTCGTTATTGCCATAGTGACTACTTTATTTTTAAGTGGAATCGGTATTTTTATTGCTGAAGCGAACTTGGCGGGTATTTTAATTTGTGTGTTTGGCGCTGTGGTGACACCGGGCCTTGGTTTTATGTTTAGAAAGAGATTAAACTAA
- a CDS encoding nucleoside recognition domain-containing protein, with amino-acid sequence MITKNTWINGIKSGLRTTWQLGKIVFPITLVVTILQHTPLLELIVSFFAPIMKWFGLPGDAAIALTLGNLLNLYAGIGAILTMDLTVKEVFILSVMLSFSHSLPIETAVASKIGVKAWLMALIRLSLAFVSALLINWLWKGGQTMAQYGMMPGKQAPEIDRWSDIALSGIQTSLWGILQIAAIIIPLMIAIELLKDIRALPYLAKALTPLTRLLGVSEKTSFTLMAGLTFGLVSGAGVMIQAAQEEDLSKRDLYLISIFLVACHAVVEDTLIFIPLGVNILPLFLIRFIVALIITILVANIWKKIEDNNAQRAA; translated from the coding sequence ATGATCACTAAAAACACCTGGATTAACGGAATAAAAAGTGGATTACGGACAACGTGGCAACTAGGGAAAATCGTGTTTCCGATTACATTGGTCGTCACGATCCTGCAACATACCCCTTTGCTTGAGCTCATTGTGTCCTTCTTTGCTCCGATTATGAAGTGGTTTGGCTTACCCGGCGACGCGGCGATCGCCTTGACACTCGGAAACTTACTGAATCTATATGCGGGGATCGGAGCCATTTTGACCATGGACTTGACCGTCAAAGAAGTTTTTATTTTATCGGTTATGCTCAGCTTCTCACACTCCTTGCCGATTGAAACGGCTGTTGCCTCTAAAATTGGGGTCAAAGCGTGGCTGATGGCATTGATTCGGTTGTCGCTCGCCTTTGTGTCGGCCCTGCTCATTAACTGGTTATGGAAAGGTGGGCAAACGATGGCCCAATACGGCATGATGCCAGGAAAACAAGCGCCAGAAATCGATCGCTGGAGTGATATCGCGCTAAGTGGGATTCAAACATCCCTATGGGGCATCCTGCAAATCGCGGCCATCATCATCCCGCTTATGATCGCAATCGAATTGTTAAAAGATATTCGAGCCCTTCCATACTTAGCGAAAGCATTGACACCTCTCACTCGCCTGTTGGGAGTTTCTGAAAAGACATCGTTTACCTTAATGGCGGGACTCACTTTTGGTCTGGTGTCCGGGGCGGGGGTTATGATTCAAGCAGCGCAAGAAGAAGATCTCTCTAAGCGAGACCTCTATCTGATCTCCATCTTTTTAGTCGCTTGTCATGCGGTGGTGGAAGATACGCTGATCTTTATCCCGCTTGGGGTTAATATTTTACCGCTATTTCTAATTCGGTTCATTGTCGCCCTGATCATTACGATCCTGGTCGCAAACATCTGGAAGAAGATTGAAGATAACAATGCGCAACGGGCCGCATAA
- a CDS encoding DEAD/DEAH box helicase, with protein MQTLQSFIQKAWKKAGFDGLTAVQEEAIPLILEGKDVIVESATGTGKTLAYLIPLLERIDQDNRNPQVVILAPTRELVMQIGQVVQAFSAGTEIESITLIGGADMRRQIERLRTRPQIIVGTPGRIKELIEARKLRMHDVKSIVIDEADQTLQPRLIETSQAIIKTTLRDRQLLFFSATIPAEVEKLGKEWMDEPKVIRVSRANLPKSQVEHVYLVCDRRDKIDLLRRIVRMDEGKYIAFVNDSIQLDEIAQKLGYRGIKAGTLQGSAWKTERETTLNQFREGRIDLLITTDLAARGLDIQDVTHVIHYDLPEDPGAYIHRSGRTGRMGKKGMVISLVTNRELGGVNRLSKAVGAPLKRKSLYMGQLTDEIPAAKAPAPRQGRKQRQTQRKRGAKRT; from the coding sequence ATGCAAACGTTACAGTCGTTCATACAGAAGGCTTGGAAAAAGGCGGGGTTTGACGGACTCACCGCTGTTCAAGAAGAAGCGATTCCGCTTATTCTTGAAGGAAAAGATGTGATTGTCGAGTCGGCGACAGGCACAGGTAAAACGTTAGCTTACCTGATCCCGTTGTTAGAGCGGATCGACCAAGATAACCGCAATCCACAGGTTGTTATTTTAGCGCCAACGCGTGAATTAGTGATGCAGATTGGACAAGTTGTTCAGGCGTTCAGCGCGGGAACGGAGATTGAAAGCATCACATTAATCGGCGGCGCGGATATGAGGCGACAAATCGAGCGTTTGCGAACTCGTCCTCAGATTATTGTTGGCACACCGGGGCGGATTAAAGAGTTGATTGAAGCGAGGAAATTGCGGATGCACGATGTGAAAAGCATCGTCATTGATGAAGCGGATCAGACGTTACAACCCAGATTGATTGAGACGTCGCAAGCAATCATTAAAACAACGTTGCGTGATCGTCAGCTCCTATTTTTTTCGGCAACGATTCCGGCGGAGGTTGAAAAGTTAGGCAAAGAGTGGATGGATGAGCCTAAGGTAATTCGAGTCAGCCGCGCCAATTTGCCAAAATCGCAGGTGGAGCACGTCTATTTAGTCTGCGATCGTCGCGATAAAATCGACCTGCTCAGAAGGATTGTCAGGATGGATGAGGGGAAGTATATCGCCTTTGTGAATGATTCCATCCAGCTAGACGAAATAGCCCAAAAGTTAGGTTATCGAGGCATCAAAGCGGGGACGCTGCAAGGCTCCGCTTGGAAAACGGAACGGGAAACAACCTTGAATCAATTTCGCGAAGGAAGAATCGATTTGTTGATTACGACGGACTTAGCCGCGAGAGGTCTAGATATCCAAGACGTCACCCATGTGATTCACTATGATTTGCCGGAAGATCCAGGCGCCTATATTCATCGCTCAGGAAGAACAGGGCGCATGGGCAAAAAAGGGATGGTCATCTCCCTTGTCACGAATCGCGAGCTAGGGGGAGTCAACCGATTATCTAAGGCGGTGGGCGCGCCGCTCAAAAGGAAATCGCTGTATATGGGACAGCTAACGGATGAAATACCAGCAGCGAAAGCGCCAGCTCCTAGGCAAGGGCGAAAGCAAAGGCAAACGCAAAGGAAAAGAGGCGCCAAAAGAACATAG
- a CDS encoding glycoside hydrolase family 15 protein produces MSYIERSKQVILSHQDASGAFVASPSFEHYRYSWLRDGTFIAYSLDCVGEQQAAERFYRWCAESIERYRAKAEQVIALAVAGQEVPQSLLLHTRYTVKGEEINAEWGTFQLDGYGAWLWGLSEHITKWNNPSLLEEWRPTIELIVDYLMPLWKMPNFDCWEEFGDDTHPSTIAAIYGGLRSVAGWMDAARSEKISRTLDAIKRFMQEEATINGHYIKTVGKDEVDASLLWLHVPYRLADGHDSIMQNTVNLIEQKLVVEQGVHRYPQDVYYGGGQWVLLTAWLGWHYAEVGNQERAEQILSWVRAQFNDSGHLPEQTPARLLAPDHYQPWLDRWGPPACPLLWSHAMHLVLEQKLAES; encoded by the coding sequence ATGAGTTATATTGAGAGAAGTAAACAAGTAATTCTATCTCATCAGGATGCTAGCGGCGCTTTTGTCGCTTCTCCTTCCTTCGAACATTATCGTTACAGTTGGTTGCGGGATGGAACATTTATTGCGTATAGTCTCGATTGCGTAGGCGAACAACAAGCGGCGGAGCGATTTTATCGGTGGTGCGCTGAATCGATCGAACGATACCGCGCGAAGGCAGAACAGGTCATTGCGTTGGCTGTCGCTGGTCAGGAAGTGCCACAATCGTTGTTGCTTCATACGCGATATACGGTAAAGGGAGAAGAAATTAACGCGGAATGGGGGACGTTTCAGCTCGATGGATATGGGGCTTGGTTATGGGGCTTGTCCGAGCATATTACGAAATGGAACAATCCTTCGTTGTTAGAGGAATGGAGACCGACGATTGAGCTGATCGTTGACTATTTAATGCCTTTGTGGAAGATGCCCAATTTTGATTGTTGGGAGGAATTTGGAGACGATACCCATCCTTCCACCATTGCGGCCATATACGGCGGGTTGCGCTCGGTAGCAGGGTGGATGGATGCTGCCCGTTCGGAAAAAATAAGCAGGACATTGGACGCGATCAAACGGTTTATGCAAGAGGAGGCAACGATCAACGGGCATTATATTAAAACGGTTGGCAAAGATGAAGTGGATGCGAGTCTGCTTTGGTTGCATGTTCCATACCGTTTGGCTGATGGTCATGATTCCATTATGCAAAACACTGTGAACTTAATCGAGCAAAAATTAGTCGTAGAGCAAGGTGTCCATCGTTACCCGCAGGATGTTTATTACGGGGGTGGGCAATGGGTGTTATTGACCGCCTGGCTCGGTTGGCATTACGCGGAGGTCGGTAATCAAGAGCGGGCCGAACAGATTTTAAGTTGGGTCCGAGCGCAATTTAACGATAGCGGGCACTTGCCTGAACAAACACCCGCGCGCTTGTTAGCTCCAGACCATTATCAACCGTGGCTGGATAGGTGGGGCCCGCCGGCTTGTCCGTTGCTCTGGTCGCACGCGATGCACCTTGTTCTAGAACAAAAGTTGGCAGAATCATAA